A genomic stretch from Bacteroidales bacterium includes:
- a CDS encoding MBL fold metallo-hydrolase, with protein sequence MNTSDNPIVKIIVGNANVYLIRNGSSSVLIDTGIEGRQRNILRALEQYEVKPQDVSLIVLTHAHYDHTGNLKALKDATGAQVLVHRNEVDNLRAGFTPFPKGTKLFSKILVYLARHLMKNTARYEPVEPDIVVDDQYDLRPHGISGYILATPGHTSGSVTLILKDHDAFIGDTAFNITGLGIYPPFANDQNKLLETWKKLRDIGCQRFFPGHGRMISRAKFERNLRRKT encoded by the coding sequence ATGAATACTTCTGATAATCCAATTGTTAAAATTATCGTCGGAAATGCCAATGTGTATTTGATACGAAACGGCAGTTCATCTGTTTTGATTGATACGGGGATTGAAGGCAGACAGCGGAATATCCTCCGTGCCCTTGAGCAATATGAAGTGAAACCTCAGGATGTTTCTCTGATCGTTTTAACCCATGCCCATTATGATCATACGGGTAATCTGAAAGCCCTGAAAGATGCTACAGGGGCTCAGGTACTGGTCCATCGCAATGAAGTGGATAATCTTCGAGCCGGTTTTACGCCTTTTCCCAAAGGCACGAAGTTGTTCAGCAAAATCCTCGTTTATCTTGCCAGGCATTTGATGAAAAATACGGCAAGATATGAACCTGTTGAACCTGACATTGTGGTGGATGACCAGTATGATCTCCGCCCGCATGGTATATCAGGCTATATTTTGGCTACACCTGGCCATACATCGGGTTCTGTAACCCTTATTCTGAAGGACCATGATGCATTTATTGGTGATACTGCTTTTAATATTACCGGTTTAGGAATCTACCCGCCATTTGCCAATGATCAAAATAAACTGCTAGAAACCTGGAAAAAACTGAGGGATATCGGGTGCCAAAGATTTTTTCCGGGCCATGGCCGCATGATATCAAGGGCCAAATTTGAAAGAAATCTGCGAAGAAAAACCTGA
- the pdhA gene encoding pyruvate dehydrogenase (acetyl-transferring) E1 component subunit alpha yields the protein MFKAYDPLENKLFNVMDDDGKIVNEKWMPDLADDKVLQAYKDMLFARTADLMTVNYQRQGRIYTYPPNHGQEAIAGGIAQIVKEDDWVVPAFRELGLWLAKGATLKDAFLYFMGYEDGSKFENAKHLLPISIPIATQMTHAVGVGYAVKYQGKDEVVYTFVGDGGTSEGDFHEALNFAGVWKVPVVFVIQNNHYAISVGVQNQTSSRNLAVKSYAYGIPGIQVDGNDFFAMTSVADYATKYAREGNGPVLIEALTYRKGAHTTSDDPSKYRTKEEEQQWEEKDPLKRMRAYLSAKDLWNDDQEEEINKQYKKEVERQFEEAENYGEYPLEDVFNYQYSEMPDDLKKQLYDHEKFLKWKEGK from the coding sequence ATGTTTAAAGCGTATGATCCATTAGAAAATAAGCTTTTCAACGTAATGGATGATGACGGCAAGATCGTCAATGAGAAATGGATGCCTGACCTTGCTGATGATAAGGTTTTACAGGCATACAAGGACATGTTGTTTGCCCGGACTGCCGATCTGATGACTGTAAATTATCAGCGTCAGGGCAGAATATACACCTATCCGCCCAACCATGGGCAGGAAGCAATTGCAGGCGGTATCGCCCAGATCGTCAAAGAAGATGATTGGGTGGTCCCCGCTTTCCGGGAACTGGGATTGTGGCTCGCCAAGGGAGCTACGCTGAAGGATGCTTTTCTATATTTTATGGGCTATGAAGATGGTTCGAAATTTGAAAATGCCAAACATCTTCTGCCGATTTCTATTCCCATTGCAACCCAGATGACCCATGCGGTTGGCGTAGGTTATGCTGTCAAATACCAGGGAAAAGATGAAGTGGTATATACTTTTGTTGGAGATGGCGGAACATCAGAAGGGGATTTTCATGAAGCACTAAATTTTGCCGGAGTGTGGAAAGTTCCCGTGGTTTTTGTCATTCAAAACAATCACTATGCCATTTCTGTTGGAGTTCAGAATCAAACGAGTTCCCGGAACCTGGCGGTTAAATCTTATGCTTATGGAATCCCAGGTATTCAGGTGGATGGCAATGATTTCTTTGCTATGACTAGTGTTGCAGATTATGCCACAAAATATGCCAGAGAAGGAAATGGGCCTGTTTTGATAGAGGCGTTAACTTACCGTAAAGGAGCACATACCACCTCCGATGATCCTTCAAAATATCGTACCAAGGAAGAAGAACAGCAATGGGAAGAAAAGGACCCATTGAAAAGAATGAGGGCATATCTTTCGGCCAAAGATCTTTGGAACGATGATCAGGAAGAAGAAATCAATAAGCAGTATAAAAAAGAAGTGGAAAGGCAGTTTGAAGAAGCGGAAAATTATGGGGAATATCCACTGGAAGATGTGTTCAACTATCAGTATTCTGAAATGCCTGATGATTTGAAAAAACAATTATATGATCATGAAAAATTCTTAAAATGGAAGGAGGGTAAGTAA
- a CDS encoding uracil-DNA glycosylase: MKTAEENIQDLEKKISTCSFCRLSESRVQAVPPEGDPKARIVIIGQAPGREENQRGKMFLGPSGEVLNQLCKRIGLNREAFYMTNLLKCFLPNCRKPRQDEIDTCSVYLDQEIEMVGPEVLVPLGYHPTKHFLKKYGLEIPDRYSFPELFGRVLIAGKYKILPLRHPATVVHQSANFEKLEKNYRKLLIVSQTCKWHQVCPVKYFYDRGKLSKYWIDRYCKGDWESCERYRMEENNIPHPDNMLPDGTIDHNLE, from the coding sequence TTGAAAACAGCAGAAGAAAATATACAAGACTTAGAGAAGAAGATCAGCACTTGTAGTTTTTGCCGGTTGTCTGAGTCCAGGGTTCAGGCTGTTCCCCCTGAAGGCGACCCGAAAGCCCGTATTGTGATTATTGGTCAGGCACCGGGCAGAGAGGAAAATCAAAGGGGAAAGATGTTTCTGGGTCCGTCAGGTGAAGTACTGAATCAACTTTGTAAACGCATAGGATTGAACAGGGAAGCATTTTATATGACCAATCTGTTGAAGTGTTTTCTTCCCAATTGCCGGAAACCCAGGCAGGATGAAATCGATACATGCAGCGTGTATCTTGATCAGGAGATCGAAATGGTTGGACCGGAAGTGCTTGTTCCTCTCGGTTACCATCCTACAAAGCATTTTCTGAAGAAATATGGTCTGGAAATACCCGATCGCTATAGTTTCCCTGAGCTTTTTGGCAGGGTGCTGATTGCCGGAAAATATAAAATACTGCCGCTTCGTCATCCTGCAACGGTTGTTCATCAGAGCGCCAATTTTGAAAAACTGGAGAAGAATTACCGCAAGCTTCTTATTGTGAGTCAAACATGTAAGTGGCACCAGGTGTGTCCCGTAAAATACTTTTATGACCGGGGTAAGTTATCGAAATACTGGATTGACCGTTACTGTAAAGGAGACTGGGAATCCTGCGAGCGCTACAGGATGGAGGAGAACAATATCCCCCATCCCGACAATATGCTGCCTGACGGCACCATTGATCATAACCTTGAATAA
- a CDS encoding alpha-ketoacid dehydrogenase subunit beta, whose protein sequence is MSVMTLVKAINNALDTELKENENVVVYGEDVGYEGGVFRVTQGLQEKYGVKRVFDSPLAESGIVGSAVGMAVAGLHPVVEMQFSGFAYPGFNQMVSHVSRMRNRSRGKYTSSLVIRMPYGGGIKALEHHSESMEALYAHIPGLKVVIPSTPHDAKGLLISAIESEDPVIYMEPKRIYRAVKQEVSEDKFKVPIGKANVVQQGTDVTVVSYGAMMRDTQKALAMAKKAGISVELIDLRTIYPIDRETVANSIKKTGRMISVTEAPKSFGPGGELMAVANEEAFLHLEAPPKRVTGFDTIFPLPQGEHHYIPSPEKIYYEIERTVKF, encoded by the coding sequence ATGAGTGTAATGACGCTTGTTAAGGCAATTAACAATGCTCTTGATACAGAACTTAAGGAAAACGAAAACGTTGTAGTATATGGAGAAGATGTTGGATATGAAGGTGGCGTTTTTCGGGTGACACAAGGACTGCAGGAAAAGTATGGAGTAAAAAGGGTTTTTGATTCCCCGTTGGCGGAATCCGGAATTGTCGGCTCTGCAGTAGGAATGGCAGTTGCCGGACTACACCCTGTAGTAGAAATGCAGTTCTCCGGATTTGCGTATCCTGGTTTCAATCAGATGGTATCTCATGTCTCCAGAATGCGCAACCGGAGCAGGGGCAAGTATACTTCCTCACTGGTTATCCGTATGCCTTATGGTGGAGGAATTAAAGCACTGGAGCACCATTCTGAAAGCATGGAGGCTTTGTATGCACACATTCCTGGCCTTAAGGTAGTTATCCCATCTACTCCACACGATGCCAAAGGTCTTTTGATATCAGCCATTGAAAGCGAAGACCCCGTTATTTATATGGAACCCAAACGGATTTACAGGGCTGTTAAACAGGAGGTTTCTGAAGACAAATTTAAGGTTCCGATTGGCAAGGCCAATGTTGTACAACAGGGGACCGATGTTACGGTTGTTTCCTATGGTGCCATGATGCGGGATACTCAAAAGGCCCTCGCTATGGCAAAGAAAGCAGGAATCTCTGTGGAATTGATCGATCTGCGAACCATTTATCCGATAGACAGGGAAACTGTTGCCAATTCCATTAAGAAAACCGGGCGGATGATTAGTGTAACGGAAGCACCGAAGAGCTTTGGACCCGGTGGTGAGCTCATGGCTGTGGCCAACGAAGAAGCCTTTCTGCATCTTGAAGCGCCTCCGAAAAGGGTGACCGGGTTTGATACCATCTTCCCCCTCCCACAGGGAGAACATCATTATATACCCTCACCGGAGAAAATTTATTATGAAATTGAAAGAACCGTCAAATTTTAA